The following proteins are encoded in a genomic region of Drosophila miranda strain MSH22 chromosome 4, D.miranda_PacBio2.1, whole genome shotgun sequence:
- the LOC108161443 gene encoding uncharacterized protein LOC108161443, whose protein sequence is MVSKFACVTAGGLHLIGAAFFVPLPEDQYSPGPKLGSSSFLLATLLFLSHMQVIPRRFMQMAPGIFGFVEVMFTVFVTEWLMHVLWCGMERFIHWMSRIFCQNCFWCESVVESVSTLLMGLAALYVVCEVVCSVKMKTAVERAAGRALDNLPISQGSGSFVQRLKDLRTYIKGAIYFFSLTREQRMLTIQVFEVQVAHARRGFVEESQEWPSENQEEPEEMQRHTEEEASEIQESYTELQSQEEPTEEPTEEPTEDLSEEEPSDFPNYYPPLSEDEMASFDL, encoded by the coding sequence ATGGTATCCAAATTCGCTTGCGTGACAGCGGGAGGCCTCCATCTGATTGGCGCCGCTTTCTTTGTGCCTCTGCCGGAGGACCAATACTCGCCAGGCCCCAAACTGGGCAGCAGTTCCTTTCTTTTGGCCACGTTGCTGTTTCTGAGCCACATGCAGGTGATTCCCAGGCGTTTCATGCAAATGGCACCGGGAATCTTCGGTTTTGTGGAAGTGATGTTCACGGTCTTCGTCACGGAGTGGCTGATGCATGTCCTGTGGTGCGGCATGGAGCGCTTCATCCACTGGATGTCGCGTATCTTTTGCCAGAACTGTTTCTGGTGCGAATCCGTTGTGGAGTCCGTTTCGACCCTTCTGATGGGCCTCGCGGCGCTGTATGTGGTCTGCGAGGTGGTCTGTTCCGTGAAGATGAAGACTGCTGTGGAACGGGCCGCTGGCAGGGCCTTGGACAACCTGCCCATTAGCCAGGGCAGTGGCTCATTCGTTCAGAGGCTCAAGGATCTCAGGACCTACATCAAGGGTGCCATATACTTCTTCAGCCTCACGAGGGAGCAGCGGATGCTCACCATTCAGGTTTTTGAGGTGCAAGTGGCGCACGCAAGGCGCGGATTTGTGGAGGAATCGCAGGAATGGCCGAGTGAAAACCAGGAGGAACCCGAAGAGATGCAGCGCCACACCGAAGAGGAAGCTTCAGAGATCCAGGAATCGTATACAGAGCTGCAGAGCCAGGAGGAACCGACAGAAGAACCCACTGAAGAACCTACAGAGGACCTGAGTGAAGAAGAACCCTCAGACTTTCCCAACTACTACCCTCCGCTTTCGGAAGATGAGATGGCGTCCTTTGACCTCTGA